CCCGGGGCCACAACCACGTGTGTGGGGTGACGCTGGCATCCTGCACGTGGGTCCTGTTCTGGGTTATGGCCATCAAGAGGAGACAGGGCGTCCACAGGGGGCTGTGGCCCTATTTCTTGATCTACGTGCATCCCTGTGTCCCCTACATGTCCCCATAACCCCCTGCCTGTCCCTGAAGACACCCATAGGGCACCTGGTGGTGTTGGTCCCTGGAGGCCCCGCAGATCAGCCCAACCAAAGGCATGAGTGGGCAGCGAGGAGGGACTGGGGGACACGTGGGTCGGCTGGAGAGCACCCAGGTCGGGATGGGGGACACTCAGCAGCCCACCCTGGGGTGCACAGggccagctggcagcagggcgTGCAGCTCCTGCTTGTGGGCGTAATCCAGTCCTGGATGGACCCGTGTCCACGCTGTGCAGGCGCCTCACTGCCAGCCGTGCCGGGGGCTGCgtgctgtgggggggggggggcccaGACCCTTCCCTTGGGGTTGGGCACCCCGGTGCCACCTCTGCACTCCGTGTCCTCCCCAGGGCAGTCAGCAGCTCAGTGACAAAGCAGCCGGGACCCCGACGAGCACCCAGCCCTGATGAGCAGTGCACTCAGCCAAGCACCCTCAGTAGGAGCAGCACAAATTGGGACCCAGCCCGGCCCCACGCCTCGCCATTTGTCCCGTGGGGTCCCTCCCTGCTTCGCTCTGGCTGTGTATCCCCGAGATGAGGTGACCCCGTCCCCGCAATAAAGGCTCTGCGATGCCTGGCGGTGCCGTGCCGGTGCGCGAGCTGAAGCGTGCGGCGCGAGCCTGGCGTTAAGGCTTTGCTTGTTGTGTTTCTGGGTTGTGGGGACACGATCCCGAGGGCTCCCCCTAGGGCCGCAGCGCCCTGGGGACTCCCATCGGCACTGAGAAGCGCTCGGCTGCAGGGATCGGTCCCCACCCACGGGGCTTCGCCTGGTCTTCAGCACGGGAACCTTTGGAGCTGCATTGGAATAAACCCCGTCTGGGCTGGGGAGGGGTCCCGGCCGTCCCACGTCTCCATCCCCGCGGGCAGAAGGGGTCCGTCGGGGTCCGTCCGTGGCAGCCGCTCACGCCTGGATTTTCTCCACTGCTTTGTCAGCCACTGCCGGCACCGCCATGGGGCTGGGGACGTAATTGAAGGGGGTGACGCGGGCGGCGCGGCTCGGGGAGCTGTGCCGGCTGGCGGGGAAGGTCCCGGCGGGCGCCTCGTGCCCGAAGGAGATGGGCAGAGCGGCCTTGGTGGGCGCCGGGGCTTCGCCATCGTGCCGGGGGCTCTCCATCGTGGGCGAGGTGCTGGAGTTGGTCTTGGTGGTGGCGAAGTCCTCGGTCTGCACCACGGCGTCGCTGGTCTTCCTGGGGCCGGGGAGCGGCTCCTCGGCGGCGCTGAGCAGCGGCAGCGCGGTGGAGGGCAGCGTGCTCTGCAGGATGTGCGGGATGTCCTCATCGCGGATGCGTCGCCACGTGCCTTTCATCATCGCCATCGGCGCTTTCTCCTCCGTCGCCTCGCCGGGTTTCCGCCGCCGCGCCGACGCCTCGGAACAAGCGGAGAGGACGGAGGACGGGCTGCCGGTGCGGCGCGGCACGCTGATGTTGGGCGATGAGGAATACCGCTTGAACGGCTCTGGGACGGCCGTCTTCACCGGCAGCCGGGAGGGGCTCTCGGAGCTGGTCCTGCGCGGGGGCTTGGATGCGGCGGGGGCTTTGCAGCCGGGCTGCGCCCTGGGGACGAGCGGACGCGGCGCGGGCGCTGCTGGTTTGGCCGCCTTCAGCTCCTCGCAGCGGGACGAGCAGAGGAAGACGGTGGGGAGGGCGGCCCGGCTGCGCTGCGGGGACGCGCCGCGGGGCAGTGAGGTGGCCTGGGTGGCCGGGCCGAGCTCGGCGCGGTGCcgcagcagcaggctggaggACTCCTTGATGAAGGTGAGCTGCCGCAGGAAACCCGAGCGGTCCGAGTCGCTGCCGCTGGAGCGAGTGGATGACATCCGCACCAGGTTGAGCCGGCTGCTCCCCGCCCCCCCCGGCGTGCCGCCCTTCGCCTTGCCgctgccctcctgctcctccagcaccgGCATGGCCGAGCGCACCGGCAGCACCTTCCTGCTGGGCTTCTGCATGAAGGGGATGCGGACGGGTGACTTCTGCGTCTTGTGCTGCCGGGGGGCCGGGGATCTGGGGGCCGTGGGCTTGGCCGAGGGGCCGGGCGGGGAGTGGGGGCCGGTCGTCTTGCCCGTCTGCACGGGGCTCTGCTTGGAGAGCTGCGAGGGCGACGGCAGCTTCTTGGGCACGTGCTGCGAGGGCGTGGAGGTGCGGGACGAGCCCGAGGACGGCGGCCCTTTGGCGATGCGGGCAGGAGGCGTGGTGCTGCGTTTGGGCAGAGCCAAGTCCCCCCCCTCGGGCGGCTTCCCCAGGCGGTGCAGGCTGCGGGAACGCTGCTGGCTCAGCGACAGATTCTTGGGCGCCGGGGGTTTGGCCATGGGGGATTTCTTTGGGGTGGAGCGCGGGCTGGGCGCATCCTTGGCCAAGTTGGGCATGTAGATGACGGTCCTGCCGCGGAAAACCACCGGCAGGTTGGGCACGGTTTTGCTCGGTGCTGGGCTCCTCTCTGCCCTCGCACTGCCAGCAGGACGGGTGCTCGGCGCCTTCTTCGCCTCCGGGCGGCTCTTGGCACGCTCCCTCCTCTCCGCCTCCCGCCCGGCCGCACTTCCAGAGCGTTTCTTCTCAGCCCTGTccagggagagctgcagagtgGAGCCGACTGAGAGCCCTGAGACGAAGGAGAGGATGGAGTCAGACTCGGAGGAAGGCTCCCGTGACAGCGACGCCGCAGCCTGGTGCAGCCAGGTGACGATGGAGTTGGCTCCCTCCTGGATGGCCTCCCACTCCACGCTGTCCAGGTCGGAGCCGCCGTCGGAGCCCAAATCCTCGGAGCGATGCCTGCCCTCTGCCGGGCGCTCCCTCCCAGCGCCGCCCTTCGGCTTCTGCTTCCTCTCCGCCGTCCTCCGCCTCGTCGAGGGCCGCCGGCGCTTGGGCATGGCAGAGCCGATGCACTTCTGCAGGAGGTCGTCCTCCGAgttggggctgggggagcgGCCCTGCGTCTGCCCCACCGCTGCGCGCTGCCGGGGGGCTGAACCACACTCCTCACCCTCGCCGGGGTTGCCGTCGCTCAGGGAGCTCATGGAGGAGCTCAGCGAGTAGCACGGCGGTGTCTCATCAGCAATCAGGTTGTGCTGCAGCTTGCCCTTCGCTTTGCCCTTCGTCTCAGGCTCCCTCTTGGGCACGGAGCCCCCGCAGCGCTCCCTCCGCAGCGCCCGGCCAGGCTGCGCTCCACCGCCGGGCACCTCCTTGCCCAGCCCGGGCTCATCCGAGTCGTGCTCATAGAAGCAGTACACGGCTTCTTCGGTCGGCGTGGTGTGGCACAGTGACTGGAAGGCCGCCCCTTCCTCCCGCATACCGTCCTTCCTCCCGGGCAGGCTGCACGGCCGCGTCCCAGGGCTGCCGCTCCTCCCCACCTCTGGCTCCGTGCCGAGCACGGGCTGTCCCCGCTTCCCCTCCGCGCCTCTGCCCGGCGGCACGGGGCTGTCCCGGCTGGAGCCTGCCCTGCccctgcaggctgagctgggcCGCGTGTGCGCTGAGCTGCCCAGAGCAGATCTCCGTGCCGGCGATGCCGCGGTGCCCATTTCCCGTCTCCTTCCTGCACCGTGGGGGGGTTCGGCCTCCTCCTTGGGGCCACGCAGGGTCTCATCGCTCAACgaggctgtgctggagaaaTTGACGGGGGTCCCATCAGCCGAATCGGTGCAGGAGTCATCATCCTTGTAGAGCTCCCGGGCGGTGGCACGGAGGTGCTTGGGGACAGCAGTGTGTGTGGGCACCAGCATGTAGACGGGGACGTGGAGGGGCTTCTTGGTGTGCGGGTGCAGGACCTGCCCGGAGAGCAGTGAGCTCTTCACCTTGCGGAAGCGCGAGGGCATGGCGGAGCTGATGCACTCCTTTAGGATCTCAATGTCATCGTcagagctgggctctgcccGGCGTTGGCcctccaggagctgctcctcctgctcctcccgCTCCTCGTGCACTGCAAAATTCAGGCTGTTCTTCTCGGGGAAGGTGGGCATCAGCTTCAGCTCCACGTCCTTCTGCACGTAGTGCTCGTGCAGCGGCAGGGCGCTCAGGCTGGAGGCGCACGAGAAATTCTCATTGGGTTTCTCCACTGTGAAATAAACCATGGAGTCCAGATCCTGGGGCAGCTGGAAGCGCTCCTTGAAGTCGGTGATCTCCATGAACTTCTTGACGTTGTTCTCCCACTGGATGTTGAACTGGCTGGTCTCCTTCTCGGGTGGGCAGCCCAGCTCGAAGAGCGGCGTCTTGCTGCGGCTGGGTGGCATCGTCTGCCCCGGGCTGTCGGGCAGCTCGCTGGGGCTGACGGTGCCGCTGATCATCTCACTGCATGGGTCGCTCTGGATGGAGCTGGCGATGGATGGGCTCTcgaagctgcccagagagctgacGGAGCTGCAGCGGCTCATCACCAACGGCGTCTCCTGGATGTAGTTCTCTGAGGAGCTGGAGGGAGTGTGGTCCTCCTGGCGGGAGGGGGATGCATCCCTCAGGAAGAGCTTGTCACGTTTGGGGAAGGGGATGGTGATGGGCTGGGAGATCCCCACCGGTGTTGTCGGACCCATCTCcgccttctccttctcctgcctCGCGTCCTCAGCTTCCCCATCCCCTTCATCCATCTCCAGGATCTCCAGTGAGGAGTCACTGTCCAGGTCATTCTCGCTGTGGCTCTGCCCATCCAGCACATTGTCGGctgaggagagggaggagagggagcTGCAGCGGGAGAAGCAGATGGGGGTGTCCTCCACCGAGTACTTCTGCACCGACTCCTGCTCGGCCGGGGCCAGGGGCTGGGCTGGCAGCTTCTCAGGGATCTTGCTGAGGGTGTCGGCTGTTTGCAGGAGGGCCGGGGGCAGCCAGGCTTGCTTCCTTCCCAGCAGCGAGGTGTGGTggctgatggctgtgctgctcttggCCAGGCTCCCGAGCAAGGGCACATGCTGGTACGAGGGCGAGAGCTTGATGGTGTGCACCTGTGGGTCGGCGGGCAGCTTGCCGCCCATCTCCTTCTTCCTGCCAGTCTCCAGCGCTTTGGGACTGGGGAAGGTCACCGCCTTCCTGCCCCGCTCCGGCGCCTCCCTCTGCTCTGGCTTATCCGGCTCGGCCCTGAGCACAGGGGGGTCAGGCTTGGTGCCCAGGATGCTCTTGAGATCCAGCCTGCTGGGCCGCTTCTGGTAGCGTTGCAGCTCATCCCTGTAGTCAAGAAAGGGAGCCCTGGTGCAGGGCTTCATGTGCTCCTTGGGGCAATAGCCGTCGCTGGTGCTGCCGCTGTTGAGGCTGTCTGTGGACAGGCTGGTGTACGCCGTCTTCAGCCGCAGCAGCGCCCGCGCCCGGCTCAGTCCCTCACGCCTGGCAGAGCCTCCGGTGTCTGAGAGACGGCACGGGGAGCAGGAGTGGGCGCGCACCTCGGGCGGCTCCTCGGGGCCGTACTGCCAGTCCAGGCCGTGGTCCTCTGAGCTGAGGCTGAAGCTGTCATCCGAGGACGTGTGCATGGTGGAGATGTCCTCCACCAGCTTGTCGATCTTGGCCACCGTGCTGGAGATCTTGTTGGCCAGCTTCTCGGCGGCCAAAGAGACGTCGTCCTCCGGCAGCGGCGGCTTCTTGGGCTCCGCCGGCTTCCCACCATCGTCCTTCTCCGGTTCTGGGCACCGTCTGTGCGCCAGAGCCCGCGGCAGCGCCTGGCCCTGCAGGAAGGAGGAGCCCAGGAACATGGAGAGGACGGAGGCGCTGGCTGTCTCCACACCAGTGGAGATGTTGGGCACCTCATCGTCATCGAAGCAGCCCGAGTCGGAGGCGTAGTCCTTCACCAGGCTCTCCATGTGCCGCAGCGGCTTCTTGGCGCTCTGGCTCTTCAAGCTCTGCTTCTCCATGGTGTCAAAGGTCTCAGCCAGGTGTTTGGCATCCAGCTCGGCCTCCAGCGCCTTCTGTTTGCGCATGTACAGAGATGGCATGCAGGAGCCCGGCGAGACCACGGCCGTGTCCTTGTACTTGGGGGGCCGGTTGGTGAGCAGGTTGCGGAGCGCAGCCGCGCTGCCCATGGCGATCATCTTGTGCTTGGAGTGGATGAGGTTGCGCAGCATGCTGACCGCCCCCAGGtcccagagcagctcctggtCGCGGGGGCTGCGGGCAGACAGGTTCCAAAGCGTGCCGCAGGCATTGCTGACGATGGTGAGGCTGTGCGAGcgcaggtgctgcagcagcgtCTGCAGGCAGTTGTGGTCCCGGAGCACCTGCCTGTGGGATGGGAGGGACAGGGTGGAACGGGACGGGACGGGGAGGTCCAGCCATCGGCATAACGTGCACCCCAACCCCACACCGTGCCCCCCGACCCCCACCTGTAGTCCTCACGCGTGGCAATGAGGCTGGAGACGTTGCGCAGGATGCCGCCGCCGCTCTCAATGATGGCCAGCGAGTTGCTCTGGCACTTGTAGGTCAGGGTGCTGACCAGGAAGCCCAGGGCCCCCTCCACACCGCAGATGGCGGCtttgttctctgtgctgtgcgCCGACAGGTTCCACAGCGCGCTCAGGACACTCTTCAGTGTGGACTCCTGTTTGGGGAGGGGGGTTcagccccagctgtgccacTGTGCCCACCCCCACCTGCACTGAATCTCACCTTGGCCGCGTGCAGCGCGCACTGTGTCAGCCCCGCCACGCTGCCCACCTCCCGCAGCACCTTCTTGCTGTTGATGTCGGCTCTCCAGGAGAGGTTCCTCAGGATGCTCGAGACCACCTGGGTGAGCAGAGCACAAGGGGTGTGTGGGCACGGCACCATCGCTGCGATGGGCACCATCCCCACACCCATCCATCCTGGTGGCACCCACCTGGTGCAGCTCCTCGCTGTCGGAGCCCAGCTGGGCCACGATGGCTTCCATGCAGCCCCGGCGTGAGCACAGCGTTGCCTGCAGGGAGACACGTGTGCTGAGCCCCATGCTGCCCTGGCCCCACTTCTCACCACCCCCTCGGCCCCACAGACCTTGTTGACCACGTCCCCAAAGGTGAGGTTGGTGAGGGCCATCCCTGCGTAGCGCCGCAGCGCCAGGTTCAGGGGATCGCTCGTCATCTTGTGCATCTCGTAGtccacctgcagcagctcagccaccGCCTGCAGCCCACCTGTGGGACGGGATGGGGTCACAGTGGCCTGAC
The DNA window shown above is from Lagopus muta isolate bLagMut1 chromosome 26, bLagMut1 primary, whole genome shotgun sequence and carries:
- the APC2 gene encoding adenomatous polyposis coli protein 2, whose amino-acid sequence is MGLRGLLALLRAAAPSAGDEALEELKMSGAASYEQLVRQVEALRRENSHLRRELQDNSQHLSKLENETSDMKEVLKHLQGKLEQEARVMVSSGQTEVLEQLKALQMDVSSLYSLKFPEVAVGAGEDSAQHGAPHGDGAGDVGRATLRLLEELDRERCFLLGEIEKEEKEKVWYYAQLQSLSKRLEELPHVETFSMQMDLIRQQLQFEAQHIRALMEERFGTADEMVQRAQIRASRLEQIDKELMEAQDKVQPPEPQLCTKLPGTEEDSSADVPTHPEDGGSSKVEVVFWLLSMLATRDKDDMSRTLLAMSSSQESCLAMRKSGCLPLLIQILHDSDREPGPPESPTGAKDARMRANAALHNIVFSQPDEGQAKKEMRVLHVLEQIRSYSETCWDWLQMQSRDGGKGPEGSTAPVPIEPQICQATCAIMKLSFDEEYRRAMNELGGLQAVAELLQVDYEMHKMTSDPLNLALRRYAGMALTNLTFGDVVNKATLCSRRGCMEAIVAQLGSDSEELHQVVSSILRNLSWRADINSKKVLREVGSVAGLTQCALHAAKESTLKSVLSALWNLSAHSTENKAAICGVEGALGFLVSTLTYKCQSNSLAIIESGGGILRNVSSLIATREDYRQVLRDHNCLQTLLQHLRSHSLTIVSNACGTLWNLSARSPRDQELLWDLGAVSMLRNLIHSKHKMIAMGSAAALRNLLTNRPPKYKDTAVVSPGSCMPSLYMRKQKALEAELDAKHLAETFDTMEKQSLKSQSAKKPLRHMESLVKDYASDSGCFDDDEVPNISTGVETASASVLSMFLGSSFLQGQALPRALAHRRCPEPEKDDGGKPAEPKKPPLPEDDVSLAAEKLANKISSTVAKIDKLVEDISTMHTSSDDSFSLSSEDHGLDWQYGPEEPPEVRAHSCSPCRLSDTGGSARREGLSRARALLRLKTAYTSLSTDSLNSGSTSDGYCPKEHMKPCTRAPFLDYRDELQRYQKRPSRLDLKSILGTKPDPPVLRAEPDKPEQREAPERGRKAVTFPSPKALETGRKKEMGGKLPADPQVHTIKLSPSYQHVPLLGSLAKSSTAISHHTSLLGRKQAWLPPALLQTADTLSKIPEKLPAQPLAPAEQESVQKYSVEDTPICFSRCSSLSSLSSADNVLDGQSHSENDLDSDSSLEILEMDEGDGEAEDARQEKEKAEMGPTTPVGISQPITIPFPKRDKLFLRDASPSRQEDHTPSSSSENYIQETPLVMSRCSSVSSLGSFESPSIASSIQSDPCSEMISGTVSPSELPDSPGQTMPPSRSKTPLFELGCPPEKETSQFNIQWENNVKKFMEITDFKERFQLPQDLDSMVYFTVEKPNENFSCASSLSALPLHEHYVQKDVELKLMPTFPEKNSLNFAVHEEREEQEEQLLEGQRRAEPSSDDDIEILKECISSAMPSRFRKVKSSLLSGQVLHPHTKKPLHVPVYMLVPTHTAVPKHLRATARELYKDDDSCTDSADGTPVNFSSTASLSDETLRGPKEEAEPPHGAGRRREMGTAASPARRSALGSSAHTRPSSACRGRAGSSRDSPVPPGRGAEGKRGQPVLGTEPEVGRSGSPGTRPCSLPGRKDGMREEGAAFQSLCHTTPTEEAVYCFYEHDSDEPGLGKEVPGGGAQPGRALRRERCGGSVPKREPETKGKAKGKLQHNLIADETPPCYSLSSSMSSLSDGNPGEGEECGSAPRQRAAVGQTQGRSPSPNSEDDLLQKCIGSAMPKRRRPSTRRRTAERKQKPKGGAGRERPAEGRHRSEDLGSDGGSDLDSVEWEAIQEGANSIVTWLHQAAASLSREPSSESDSILSFVSGLSVGSTLQLSLDRAEKKRSGSAAGREAERRERAKSRPEAKKAPSTRPAGSARAERSPAPSKTVPNLPVVFRGRTVIYMPNLAKDAPSPRSTPKKSPMAKPPAPKNLSLSQQRSRSLHRLGKPPEGGDLALPKRSTTPPARIAKGPPSSGSSRTSTPSQHVPKKLPSPSQLSKQSPVQTGKTTGPHSPPGPSAKPTAPRSPAPRQHKTQKSPVRIPFMQKPSRKVLPVRSAMPVLEEQEGSGKAKGGTPGGAGSSRLNLVRMSSTRSSGSDSDRSGFLRQLTFIKESSSLLLRHRAELGPATQATSLPRGASPQRSRAALPTVFLCSSRCEELKAAKPAAPAPRPLVPRAQPGCKAPAASKPPRRTSSESPSRLPVKTAVPEPFKRYSSSPNISVPRRTGSPSSVLSACSEASARRRKPGEATEEKAPMAMMKGTWRRIRDEDIPHILQSTLPSTALPLLSAAEEPLPGPRKTSDAVVQTEDFATTKTNSSTSPTMESPRHDGEAPAPTKAALPISFGHEAPAGTFPASRHSSPSRAARVTPFNYVPSPMAVPAVADKAVEKIQA